A genomic stretch from Xiphophorus maculatus strain JP 163 A chromosome 14, X_maculatus-5.0-male, whole genome shotgun sequence includes:
- the pea15 gene encoding astrocytic phosphoprotein PEA-15 produces MAEYTSLLSDLSENITNEDLEQLKSACKEDIPEDQSNNITSSKEWFSYLEKNDKLAQDNLSYIEHIFEISRRPDLLTRVIEYRTTVLKISEDDEIDTKLTRIPSAKKYKDIIRQPSEDEIIKLAPPPKKA; encoded by the exons ATGGCAGAGTACACCTCTTTGCTCAGCGACCTGTCTGAAAACATAACCAACGAGGACTTGGAGCAGCTCAAGTCAGCCTGCAAGGAGGACATCCCTGAAGACCAGAGCAACAACATCACCTCCTCCAAGGAGTGGTTCAGCTACCTGGAGAAGAACGACAAGCTTGCCCAAG ATAACCTGTCTTACATCGAGCACATCTTCGAGATCTCTCGGCGGCCGGACCTGCTGACCAGGGTGATAGAGTACCGCACCACTGTGCTGAAGATCTCCGAGGACGACGAGATCGACACCAAGCTCACACGTATCCCCTCAGCCAAGAAATACAAAG acatcatCCGCCAGCCCTCTGAAGATGAGATCATCAAGTTGGCGCCGCCTCCTAAAAAGGCATGA